The proteins below come from a single Mesorhizobium loti genomic window:
- a CDS encoding EAL domain-containing protein, with the protein MLKVYTCIATQHDLRLVALAALICALASFTAVNLLHHVGRSESEMRRIWLAIAAVATGFGIWATHFIAMLAFQPAVPSGYNIALTIMSLLAAIALTGTGLTISTSPRVPHGRWIGGAIVGGGIAVMHYTGMAAFEIAGRVVWDVPLVAASIILGGLFGAAALPVALHANTVKWKALGALVLTVAICSHHFTAMGAAAIMPDPRIVISATALPADWMAAGVALVSIVIILLAIIGLALDVRDLRRAGEAARMQELADAAVEGLIVCNETEIVAANRSFAALACVDGSQPAGRPLASFFPTVSQGELSGTTQTPLEVGLCATDGSTVPVELIRHSILYAGKQHQVLAVRDIRGRKRAEEEIHFLAHHDPLTKLPNRTSFNEKLEAEFTTHRGAERCLAVLFLDLDRFKEINDLFGHLVGDAVLQCVAEKIRGVLKPGQMVARLGGDEFAVIVPGLPSAGYATRTAEAILDALNDTGANLPAGVTIGTSIGIAVFPNDAPDRETLLSHADAALYEAKMQGRGLYCVFEPSMGEHLRDRRQFEHDIRHAISRKELRLVYQPQAELLSNKVFGFEALLRWDHPERGAVPPAVFIPIAEECGAILKIGEWVLRTACAEAASWQQPLAISVNVSAMQLHGGNLPELVGAVLKETGLDPFRLELEITETCLIKDIGRALSALRQLKSLGVQIAMDDFGTGYSSLSNLRAFPFDKIKVDQSLVRAVDTSDEAAAVMRAVFGLARGLKLPVLAEGVETDAELTFLRQEACDAIQGYLLGRPCPISDFAQHTSGKGRTPASRRLSNHELRVVKNSAA; encoded by the coding sequence ATGTTGAAAGTCTACACTTGCATTGCGACGCAGCATGATCTGCGTCTGGTCGCGCTAGCGGCCTTGATCTGCGCCCTGGCCTCCTTCACGGCCGTGAACCTCCTCCACCATGTCGGGCGCAGTGAAAGCGAAATGCGACGGATCTGGCTAGCCATCGCCGCGGTCGCCACCGGCTTCGGCATCTGGGCGACGCATTTCATAGCCATGTTGGCCTTCCAGCCCGCCGTACCGAGCGGCTACAACATCGCTTTGACGATCATGTCGTTGCTGGCCGCGATCGCTTTGACCGGGACGGGTCTCACGATCAGTACCTCGCCACGCGTTCCACATGGACGCTGGATCGGCGGTGCGATCGTGGGAGGCGGCATCGCGGTGATGCACTACACTGGCATGGCCGCATTCGAGATCGCGGGCCGCGTCGTCTGGGATGTGCCGCTCGTCGCCGCCTCAATCATTCTTGGTGGGCTGTTCGGCGCGGCCGCATTGCCGGTTGCCCTTCACGCCAACACGGTCAAGTGGAAGGCGCTCGGCGCCCTCGTGCTGACGGTAGCGATTTGCAGCCACCATTTCACGGCGATGGGCGCGGCCGCAATCATGCCAGACCCGCGCATTGTCATTTCCGCAACGGCGTTGCCCGCGGACTGGATGGCCGCTGGCGTAGCCCTCGTTTCGATCGTCATCATCCTTTTGGCCATCATCGGCCTCGCCCTCGATGTGCGCGATCTCCGTCGCGCCGGCGAAGCAGCGCGCATGCAGGAGCTGGCCGACGCGGCCGTCGAGGGGCTGATCGTGTGCAACGAAACCGAGATCGTGGCAGCCAATCGCAGTTTCGCCGCGCTTGCCTGCGTCGACGGCTCTCAGCCGGCCGGCCGCCCGCTCGCGTCCTTCTTTCCCACGGTTTCCCAAGGCGAGCTCTCGGGCACTACGCAAACGCCGCTGGAGGTGGGACTATGCGCGACGGACGGCAGCACGGTCCCGGTTGAGCTGATCCGGCACAGCATCCTCTATGCCGGCAAGCAACACCAGGTTCTTGCCGTGCGCGATATCCGCGGGCGCAAGCGGGCGGAGGAAGAGATTCATTTCCTTGCCCACCACGATCCCTTGACCAAGCTTCCAAACCGCACGAGCTTTAACGAAAAGCTGGAGGCCGAGTTTACGACGCATCGCGGCGCTGAGCGGTGCCTTGCCGTCCTCTTCCTCGACCTCGACCGCTTCAAGGAGATCAACGACCTCTTCGGCCATCTCGTCGGAGACGCCGTGCTGCAGTGTGTGGCCGAGAAGATCAGGGGCGTCCTTAAGCCAGGGCAGATGGTTGCGCGCTTGGGCGGCGACGAGTTCGCTGTGATTGTTCCCGGTCTGCCGAGCGCGGGCTATGCGACGCGCACTGCTGAAGCCATCCTGGACGCACTCAACGACACAGGCGCTAACCTGCCCGCCGGTGTCACCATCGGCACCAGCATAGGCATCGCTGTATTCCCGAACGATGCACCCGATCGGGAGACCCTTCTGAGCCATGCCGACGCTGCGCTTTATGAGGCCAAGATGCAGGGCCGTGGCCTTTATTGCGTTTTCGAGCCGTCCATGGGTGAGCACCTGCGCGATCGCCGCCAGTTCGAGCACGACATCCGTCACGCGATCTCGCGCAAGGAACTCCGCCTCGTCTATCAACCGCAGGCGGAACTCCTGTCCAACAAGGTCTTCGGTTTCGAAGCGCTGCTCCGGTGGGATCATCCGGAACGCGGCGCCGTTCCGCCGGCCGTGTTCATCCCGATCGCGGAAGAGTGTGGCGCCATTCTGAAGATCGGTGAATGGGTGCTGCGGACCGCCTGCGCCGAAGCGGCAAGCTGGCAACAACCGCTAGCAATCAGCGTCAACGTTTCGGCCATGCAACTCCACGGCGGGAATTTGCCCGAGCTGGTCGGGGCAGTGCTGAAAGAAACCGGTCTCGATCCGTTCCGCCTCGAGCTGGAGATTACCGAAACTTGCCTGATCAAGGATATCGGGCGGGCGCTCTCTGCCCTGCGTCAGCTCAAAAGCCTTGGGGTTCAAATCGCCATGGATGATTTTGGCACCGGATACTCGTCGCTATCGAATCTGCGGGCATTCCCGTTTGATAAGATCAAAGTCGACCAGTCTCTAGTCCGGGCGGTGGATACCAGTGATGAGGCGGCTGCCGTCATGCGTGCGGTCTTTGGCCTCGCTCGGGGCCTCAAGCTCCCGGTCCTGGCAGAGGGCGTCGAAACGGACGCGGAGCTGACCTTCCTGCGGCAAGAAGCCTGCGATGCGATCCAGGGTTACCTACTTGGCCGACCCTGCCCGATTTCCGACTTCGCTCAGCATACGAGCGGCAAAGGCCGGACGCCCGCTTCCCGACGGCTGAGCAACCACGAACTGCGCGTGGTCAAGAACAGCGCGGCCTAG
- a CDS encoding MFS transporter encodes MSRVPRADASPASSATFAPLENATFRSIWLGTQVASLGWLIQTVAISWLMATISTSDVMVALVQASTTLPIFVLSIIAGALADNYSRRNLMFAGWCMIALSSAMLTVLAALGIFIPWMVLAFSCLAGAGAAFTDPAWHASVGDILRKREVPAAVTLISVGYNAIRSVGPALGGIVVASFGPLTAFAVATLTYVALLWTLGRRKWDVRTSPLPREPLTTAIHDGARFTALSAEIKAAIARGALFGLTSISILALLPLVARDQLGGGPIVYGILMAGFGTGALCVGICNNVLRRSLSQERLTTLACIACAACCLSLALTTSVAVAAIALALGGGGWVVTWTGLDVSVQLASPRWVVGRTLSIYYALSSGGIAAGSWLWGTVAENYSLTLALEVSAGALVVVAATGFLMPIRQWQDSDQDPFGFETPQLALDLKPRSGPIVVKIEYSIPEANVEAFLDRMQERRRVQSRVGARHWNLQRDLQDPSLWTETFRTPTWMDYLRLNHRLTAADKALDQHLLELNMANPPRTKLSIERPTVATRRRDQSTRFFFRL; translated from the coding sequence ATGAGCAGGGTGCCGCGCGCAGATGCGAGTCCAGCTTCGTCGGCGACATTTGCGCCGCTCGAGAATGCGACCTTTCGATCGATCTGGCTTGGCACCCAGGTCGCCAGCCTTGGCTGGCTAATTCAAACTGTCGCCATCAGTTGGCTGATGGCGACCATCTCGACTTCGGACGTGATGGTCGCCTTGGTTCAGGCTTCGACGACACTCCCCATATTCGTCCTGTCGATCATCGCCGGGGCCCTGGCGGACAATTACAGCCGCCGCAATCTCATGTTCGCTGGCTGGTGCATGATAGCGTTATCCTCGGCGATGCTGACTGTTCTTGCGGCCCTCGGGATTTTCATTCCATGGATGGTTCTCGCATTCAGCTGTTTGGCCGGAGCGGGTGCCGCTTTCACCGATCCTGCTTGGCACGCGTCGGTGGGCGATATCTTACGAAAACGCGAAGTCCCAGCCGCGGTCACGCTCATCTCGGTTGGATACAACGCCATTCGAAGCGTCGGCCCGGCGCTCGGTGGCATCGTCGTTGCCTCCTTTGGACCTCTGACAGCTTTCGCTGTGGCGACACTGACCTATGTAGCGCTGCTGTGGACCCTAGGGCGCCGCAAATGGGATGTTCGCACCTCACCTCTCCCGCGCGAGCCTTTGACCACCGCCATCCATGACGGAGCGCGCTTCACGGCCCTGTCGGCGGAGATCAAGGCGGCAATCGCGCGTGGAGCGCTTTTTGGCCTGACCAGCATCTCCATACTCGCGCTGCTGCCTCTCGTTGCCCGCGATCAACTAGGGGGAGGACCAATCGTTTATGGTATCCTGATGGCCGGCTTCGGGACGGGCGCCTTGTGCGTCGGCATTTGCAACAATGTCTTGAGGCGGTCGCTATCCCAGGAGCGGCTTACAACACTGGCATGCATTGCCTGTGCGGCGTGCTGTCTATCTCTTGCTCTCACTACTTCAGTGGCGGTGGCGGCTATTGCGCTGGCGCTCGGCGGAGGGGGCTGGGTCGTCACCTGGACGGGGCTTGACGTGAGTGTCCAATTGGCAAGCCCAAGGTGGGTCGTTGGTCGCACGCTCTCGATCTACTATGCCCTTTCGTCGGGCGGTATCGCAGCCGGCAGTTGGCTGTGGGGCACAGTGGCTGAGAACTATTCGCTTACCTTAGCCCTCGAGGTTTCCGCTGGCGCGCTCGTAGTGGTCGCGGCCACCGGCTTCCTGATGCCTATCCGTCAATGGCAAGACTCTGATCAGGATCCTTTTGGCTTCGAAACGCCACAGCTCGCTCTCGACCTGAAGCCGAGAAGCGGGCCAATCGTCGTCAAGATCGAGTACTCAATACCGGAGGCGAACGTCGAAGCTTTCCTGGACCGGATGCAGGAACGACGGCGAGTGCAAAGCCGTGTCGGTGCTCGGCACTGGAATCTCCAACGCGATCTTCAAGATCCTTCGCTTTGGACAGAAACCTTCCGCACGCCGACCTGGATGGACTATCTGCGCCTGAACCATCGCCTCACGGCGGCGGACAAAGCGTTGGACCAACATCTGCTCGAATTGAACATGGCAAATCCGCCTCGTACCAAGCTCTCGATTGAACGACCGACCGTGGCAACCCGCAGGCGGGATCAGTCGACGCGATTTTTCTTCCGGCTGTGA
- a CDS encoding DUF982 domain-containing protein — protein sequence MTGLVRFERQVVVQIGRHSPERAVFDVNDAAAILLQVSGRQTEKRRAAMDACLKALRGKAHPPAARRAFVAAAREANILRGD from the coding sequence ATGACCGGTTTGGTGAGATTTGAGAGGCAAGTCGTGGTCCAGATTGGCCGCCACAGCCCAGAACGTGCCGTATTCGATGTCAATGATGCGGCCGCCATCTTGCTGCAGGTTTCTGGTCGTCAGACGGAGAAGCGCAGGGCAGCGATGGACGCCTGTTTGAAGGCACTACGGGGTAAGGCTCATCCACCCGCCGCCCGAAGAGCCTTCGTCGCGGCCGCGCGCGAAGCAAATATCCTACGCGGCGATTGA
- a CDS encoding pantoate--beta-alanine ligase translates to MIIPIARTVAELRMAVAGWRQKGLKVAVVPTIGALHEGHLSLVRTALAKADRVIVTLFVNPKQFNSAADLAAYPRTEHDDAAKLAPLGAHLLYAPNAADVYPEGFATTISVSGVSRGLCGAFRPGHFDGVATVVAKLFLQTRADLAFFGEKDFQQLHVVRRLVRDLEIPIEIVACPTVREADGLAMSSRNVRLSAEQRLAAPRLAEVLSTSAGRLSAGAPAELVLAEARQAIRAAGYDEVEYLELRADQDLSPLSAADRPARLIVAAWLGGTRLIDNVGVLPGQRKGELLAAANAA, encoded by the coding sequence ATGATCATTCCGATCGCACGAACCGTCGCCGAGTTGCGCATGGCTGTGGCCGGATGGCGTCAGAAGGGCCTGAAGGTCGCTGTCGTGCCGACTATAGGTGCCTTGCATGAAGGCCATCTGAGCTTGGTGCGAACCGCGCTCGCCAAGGCCGACCGGGTTATCGTGACGCTCTTCGTCAACCCGAAACAGTTTAACAGCGCGGCCGATCTCGCGGCCTATCCGCGCACTGAGCATGACGATGCCGCCAAGCTTGCGCCGCTTGGCGCTCATCTGCTCTACGCGCCAAATGCAGCGGACGTGTATCCGGAAGGTTTCGCCACTACGATCTCGGTGAGTGGGGTGAGCAGGGGCCTGTGCGGCGCGTTCCGTCCCGGCCATTTCGACGGCGTGGCAACCGTCGTCGCCAAGCTCTTTCTCCAGACGCGTGCTGATCTCGCCTTCTTCGGCGAGAAGGATTTCCAGCAACTGCACGTGGTTCGCCGGCTCGTCCGCGATCTCGAGATTCCGATCGAGATTGTAGCATGTCCAACGGTACGTGAAGCCGACGGCTTGGCGATGTCGTCGCGCAATGTCAGGCTCTCGGCCGAACAGCGCTTGGCAGCGCCAAGGCTCGCCGAAGTCCTCTCCACCTCGGCCGGGCGATTGTCGGCGGGAGCGCCGGCGGAGCTTGTGCTTGCCGAGGCCAGGCAAGCGATCCGCGCTGCCGGTTACGACGAAGTCGAGTATCTCGAGCTGAGAGCAGACCAGGACCTGTCGCCGCTTTCCGCCGCGGACCGACCGGCCCGCCTGATCGTCGCCGCCTGGCTCGGCGGGACGCGGCTTATCGATAACGTCGGCGTTCTGCCCGGGCAGCGCAAAGGCGAGCTGCTCGCGGCAGCTAATGCCGCATGA
- a CDS encoding ribbon-helix-helix protein, CopG family: MTAFTVRVPDETADRLDQLAEKLDRSRSYVAAQAIEDFVAREEWQLAEIEAGLAEAQRGEFASDHDVAAVVGKYVKSARQS, translated from the coding sequence ATGACCGCCTTCACCGTCCGTGTGCCGGACGAAACCGCAGACAGGCTGGACCAACTCGCCGAAAAGCTTGACCGCTCACGCTCCTATGTGGCCGCACAGGCCATTGAGGACTTCGTGGCCCGGGAAGAGTGGCAGCTGGCTGAAATAGAGGCCGGGTTGGCCGAGGCCCAGCGCGGCGAATTCGCAAGTGACCATGATGTAGCTGCCGTGGTCGGAAAATACGTCAAGTCCGCCCGCCAATCATGA
- a CDS encoding type II toxin-antitoxin system RelE/ParE family toxin, with amino-acid sequence MSRKRIRWTQRALRRLDEIGAHIEKDSSDAAGRVVARIVSAAEHLAEQPAMGRIGRIKTTRELVLADIPYIIPYHVNGETVEILTVMHAAQQWPQAL; translated from the coding sequence ATGAGCCGTAAAAGAATCCGCTGGACCCAGCGGGCGTTGCGGCGGCTTGACGAAATCGGCGCCCACATCGAGAAAGACAGCTCCGATGCCGCCGGCCGTGTCGTAGCGCGCATTGTGTCAGCGGCCGAGCACCTGGCCGAGCAACCGGCCATGGGTCGCATCGGACGCATCAAGACGACGCGGGAGCTCGTTTTGGCTGATATACCCTATATCATCCCCTATCACGTCAATGGCGAGACTGTCGAAATCCTGACTGTCATGCACGCCGCCCAACAGTGGCCGCAGGCCCTGTAA
- a CDS encoding ATP-dependent helicase, translating to MVHKKAAAKPVGRKPTTEQQQAIDAFLSGGSLRINAYAGTGKTSTLQFLAHGTRSRGQYIAFNKAIVGDAREKFPPTVNCSTTHSLALKSLHSDYKKTKDKFAGKVGTKQLAEILGFKKAWRVDRDHSLQPVSQAYLIQQTVRRFAQSGDEEISDAHVPRHGSLLTASEDTLKAVKEFACNNARHVWHRMCDPKDAIPLGFDGFLKLWGLSKPQIAADYILLDEAQDTNPVVLEVLRRQNAQLVYVGDRYQQIYEWRGAVNAMDAIKTDAIVSLTQSFRFGPEIAGEASRILQRLGESVPLTGNPAMRSRVGSCNPNAILARTNANVMTALIQCLDEGRKPHLVGDNRDLKELLWGVRDLKEGRPTDVADFFGFTSWESVVDFSKTTEGEHLTMFVNLVQSKGEKRLLWAINQSVSEEQAEIIISTAHKAKGREWKNVRLMDDFLKTREARTPAEKAKQEQEDAAELRLFYVAVTRAKEAIEIPIMGSKGEPPPASALLAKYEEQAPAKTAVAPPVDWQEALVHGSGLEGMSIFEAADYAVAALRRADFGRAQASMRLRTAQPMATSVC from the coding sequence GTGGTGCACAAGAAAGCGGCGGCGAAGCCCGTGGGTCGTAAACCCACGACGGAGCAGCAACAGGCAATTGACGCTTTCCTGTCCGGTGGCTCGCTCCGCATCAATGCTTATGCGGGCACCGGCAAGACCTCGACGCTGCAGTTCCTTGCCCACGGCACTCGCAGCCGCGGCCAGTACATCGCCTTTAACAAGGCGATTGTCGGAGACGCCCGTGAGAAATTTCCTCCGACGGTAAATTGCTCCACCACCCACAGCCTAGCGCTGAAATCGCTGCACTCAGACTACAAAAAAACCAAGGACAAGTTCGCCGGCAAGGTCGGCACGAAGCAACTCGCTGAGATACTTGGATTCAAGAAGGCCTGGCGAGTTGACCGTGACCATTCTCTACAGCCAGTGTCACAAGCTTATTTGATCCAGCAAACAGTTAGACGGTTCGCTCAAAGCGGCGACGAGGAAATCTCTGACGCGCACGTGCCTCGGCACGGATCGCTGCTTACGGCCAGCGAAGATACTCTCAAGGCAGTGAAAGAGTTTGCGTGCAACAATGCCAGGCACGTATGGCACCGCATGTGCGACCCAAAGGATGCGATCCCGCTGGGTTTTGACGGGTTCTTGAAGCTTTGGGGGCTATCCAAGCCGCAGATCGCAGCCGACTACATCCTTCTAGATGAAGCGCAGGACACCAATCCCGTCGTACTCGAGGTGCTGCGGCGGCAAAACGCCCAGCTTGTCTACGTTGGCGACCGCTACCAGCAGATATACGAATGGCGTGGCGCGGTGAACGCGATGGATGCGATCAAGACTGATGCCATCGTTAGCCTGACCCAGTCGTTCCGGTTCGGTCCCGAGATCGCCGGCGAAGCATCCCGCATCCTGCAGCGGCTCGGTGAGAGCGTTCCGCTGACCGGCAATCCCGCTATGCGGAGCCGGGTCGGTAGCTGCAACCCCAATGCCATCCTTGCCAGGACCAATGCGAACGTCATGACGGCGCTAATCCAGTGCCTCGATGAGGGTCGCAAGCCGCATCTCGTTGGCGACAACAGGGACCTCAAGGAGCTGCTGTGGGGAGTGCGGGACTTGAAGGAGGGGCGTCCAACCGATGTCGCCGATTTCTTCGGTTTCACCAGTTGGGAGTCGGTGGTCGACTTCTCCAAGACCACCGAGGGCGAGCACCTGACCATGTTCGTCAACCTGGTGCAGAGCAAGGGCGAGAAGCGCCTGCTGTGGGCAATCAACCAATCCGTCAGCGAGGAGCAGGCTGAGATCATCATCTCCACAGCACACAAGGCCAAGGGTCGGGAATGGAAAAATGTTCGACTGATGGACGACTTCCTGAAGACCCGCGAAGCACGGACTCCCGCGGAAAAGGCCAAACAAGAGCAGGAGGACGCTGCGGAACTAAGGCTTTTCTACGTCGCCGTTACACGCGCGAAGGAGGCGATCGAGATACCGATCATGGGCAGCAAGGGTGAGCCGCCTCCAGCTTCGGCACTCCTAGCAAAGTATGAGGAGCAGGCGCCGGCTAAGACCGCTGTCGCGCCACCGGTCGACTGGCAGGAGGCGTTGGTGCATGGGTCCGGACTTGAGGGGATGTCGATCTTTGAAGCGGCAGACTATGCCGTGGCCGCCTTGCGGCGGGCGGATTTCGGGCGTGCGCAGGCAAGCATGCGGTTGAGGACGGCGCAGCCGATGGCGACTTCGGTCTGCTGA
- a CDS encoding 4'-phosphopantetheinyl transferase superfamily protein — MAEEESAIATAAESRRREFSIGRACARAALSKLGFPPCAIPSGPHREPLWPPGVVGSITHCAGFCAAAVAQHGDYAALGIDAEVDEELPSGVLELISVDEERYWLANAPGRLNWDRLLFSAKESIFKAWFPLTREWLGFEDAVVTIIPDDGTFHARLPHTFLPAEDHAWELRGRFIISNGLILTAVFVTGPRSKWGIIFGRA, encoded by the coding sequence ATGGCCGAAGAAGAGAGTGCAATCGCCACTGCGGCCGAGAGCAGAAGGCGTGAATTCTCGATCGGGCGTGCCTGTGCCAGAGCGGCATTGTCCAAGCTCGGCTTTCCTCCCTGCGCGATCCCAAGTGGACCTCACCGTGAGCCGCTTTGGCCACCTGGTGTGGTTGGCAGCATAACACATTGTGCTGGATTCTGTGCCGCCGCCGTCGCTCAGCATGGGGACTACGCTGCGCTTGGAATCGATGCAGAAGTCGACGAGGAGTTGCCATCCGGCGTATTGGAGCTCATTTCGGTTGACGAGGAACGGTATTGGCTGGCCAACGCACCCGGGCGCCTCAATTGGGACCGGTTGCTCTTCAGTGCTAAGGAAAGCATCTTTAAGGCATGGTTCCCGCTCACACGTGAATGGCTAGGCTTCGAGGACGCCGTGGTCACCATCATCCCCGACGATGGCACATTTCATGCTCGCCTCCCCCACACATTCCTGCCGGCCGAAGATCATGCGTGGGAGCTTCGCGGCCGGTTCATCATCTCCAATGGACTGATACTCACTGCAGTCTTCGTTACGGGGCCCCGATCAAAATGGGGCATCATCTTCGGCCGCGCTTGA
- a CDS encoding MATE family efflux transporter codes for MAAPEQHINLSDEKLSRLIMRLAIPSIIGLSINALQQFVNAIFVGTLGAQAIAAVSMTFPIVVLLLAVGQGLGVGTASFVSSHLGADNSLEASRGASLALALAVPIGVGLTVGLFLSLRKILAMLGASPTIMPAALEYASTLLFGYTLMLLNIVNGFIVRAEGNTRFSMWTMITAFALNTVLDPIFIFLLDLGVRGAALATLLSQIAAISVYIAYFLKKCGIVRIGTSYITFRVGRIKQIAAIGAPATITSILSAVAFMLFYRAAAPFGDASVAAVGIAVRLSTIGALPIIGFCIGSQAVLGFGWGAQDFARVEKAAKFMLFIAVAFSVSFSAVVLIFARPMVSLFSDNEDVIDLAVSACIVFHLFFGLFGVQYVAITLLQSLGRVRLSAVVSLARQGYLFIPAILLFPVIWGFNGLLACQAVAELVAGLIALFVIRGQIGVLKGMPSLS; via the coding sequence ATGGCAGCACCGGAACAACACATTAATCTGTCGGACGAAAAACTTTCCCGCCTCATCATGCGACTCGCCATTCCTTCGATTATTGGCTTGTCGATCAATGCGCTTCAGCAGTTCGTGAATGCGATCTTTGTTGGCACGCTCGGGGCACAGGCTATCGCCGCCGTCAGCATGACTTTCCCGATCGTTGTCCTCCTCTTGGCAGTCGGACAGGGGCTCGGCGTAGGCACAGCATCATTCGTGTCTAGCCATCTTGGCGCTGACAACTCGCTTGAGGCGAGTCGCGGCGCGAGCTTGGCGCTCGCTCTCGCGGTTCCGATCGGAGTGGGTCTTACTGTCGGTCTGTTTCTGTCTTTGCGCAAGATTCTCGCTATGCTTGGCGCCAGTCCGACAATCATGCCGGCCGCGCTTGAGTACGCATCGACGCTCTTGTTCGGCTACACTCTCATGCTGCTGAACATTGTCAATGGGTTCATCGTAAGGGCCGAGGGCAATACACGATTCAGCATGTGGACCATGATTACGGCTTTCGCGCTGAATACCGTGCTCGATCCTATCTTCATTTTCTTGCTAGATCTGGGCGTTCGAGGAGCGGCGCTTGCGACGCTGTTGTCTCAGATCGCCGCTATCAGCGTCTACATCGCATATTTCCTAAAGAAGTGTGGGATTGTTCGTATCGGAACTTCTTACATTACCTTCAGGGTGGGCCGCATCAAACAGATCGCCGCCATTGGAGCGCCGGCAACTATCACCAGTATTTTGTCTGCCGTTGCATTCATGCTCTTCTACCGTGCTGCTGCACCATTCGGCGACGCTTCCGTTGCCGCTGTGGGTATAGCCGTGCGATTGTCAACGATCGGGGCACTCCCAATTATCGGCTTCTGCATAGGCTCTCAGGCGGTTCTCGGTTTCGGTTGGGGAGCACAGGATTTCGCCCGGGTAGAGAAGGCCGCGAAGTTCATGCTTTTCATAGCCGTCGCATTTTCAGTCAGCTTTTCCGCCGTGGTCCTGATTTTTGCTCGGCCAATGGTTTCGCTTTTCAGCGATAACGAGGATGTAATCGATCTCGCCGTCTCTGCCTGTATTGTTTTCCATCTTTTCTTCGGCCTCTTTGGTGTTCAGTACGTTGCGATCACCCTGCTTCAGTCATTGGGGAGAGTACGCCTCAGTGCCGTCGTTTCCCTTGCCAGGCAAGGCTACCTTTTCATACCCGCCATACTACTGTTTCCAGTCATTTGGGGCTTTAACGGACTGTTGGCCTGCCAGGCAGTTGCTGAGTTGGTGGCGGGGCTGATTGCTCTGTTTGTAATTCGCGGGCAGATCGGCGTTCTTAAAGGAATGCCCTCGCTGAGCTAG
- a CDS encoding LysR family transcriptional regulator, producing the protein MRFKGLDLNLLVVLDALLAERNLSAAARRINLSQPAMSAAVARLRDFFGDELFSMSGRERILTSRAAALGPAVRETLLNIQSSIMSSDPFDPARSDRRFRIIISDFAALVFFETVVERVAREAPAVSFELMPLDGSPDEVLRRGEVDFLITPDVFMSNAHPRVALFHERLVCVGCPTNKQLPRHLTFERYMSMRHVCVRFRRLLKPSIEEGFLLEHGLKRRVEVVVQSFSMIPPMVSGTARIATVPLRLVRHFENTFPLQVVELPLPLPGFTEAAQWPALHNSDPASIWMREIMMQEASRPEL; encoded by the coding sequence ATGCGTTTCAAAGGGCTTGATCTGAACCTTCTCGTCGTGCTCGACGCCCTGCTGGCCGAGCGCAATCTCTCGGCGGCGGCACGCCGCATCAACCTCAGTCAGCCGGCCATGAGTGCGGCCGTCGCCCGGCTGCGCGATTTTTTCGGCGATGAACTGTTCAGCATGAGCGGCCGAGAACGTATTCTGACATCACGTGCGGCAGCACTTGGCCCCGCAGTCCGCGAGACTCTCCTAAACATCCAGTCCTCGATTATGTCGTCGGATCCGTTTGACCCTGCTCGATCCGATCGCCGCTTCAGGATCATTATTTCCGATTTCGCCGCGCTCGTGTTTTTTGAAACGGTCGTGGAGCGTGTTGCCCGGGAAGCCCCCGCCGTCAGCTTCGAATTGATGCCTCTCGACGGCAGCCCCGATGAGGTCCTCCGGCGTGGTGAGGTCGATTTTTTGATCACTCCGGATGTGTTCATGTCGAACGCGCATCCAAGAGTGGCGCTTTTCCACGAGAGGCTCGTATGCGTAGGCTGTCCCACGAACAAGCAGCTGCCACGGCACCTTACATTCGAGAGATACATGTCGATGAGGCACGTCTGCGTCAGGTTCCGACGTTTGCTGAAGCCCTCCATCGAGGAAGGGTTCTTGCTTGAGCATGGTCTTAAAAGACGTGTCGAAGTCGTCGTGCAGAGCTTCAGCATGATCCCGCCCATGGTGTCCGGCACAGCTCGTATAGCGACCGTGCCCCTCCGGCTGGTCAGGCATTTCGAAAACACGTTTCCCCTTCAGGTTGTCGAACTTCCGCTGCCGCTTCCCGGTTTCACCGAAGCCGCCCAGTGGCCGGCTCTCCACAATAGCGATCCGGCAAGCATCTGGATGCGAGAGATAATGATGCAGGAGGCATCTCGGCCAGAGCTATGA